GGAAGATCCTGAATGAACTCGATTTTGCGTGGATATTTATAAGGGGCTGTCCACTCTTTAACATGTGATTGAAGCTCCTTCACAAGTTCAGAAGAAGCAGCGGCCTCATCCTTCAGTACAATAAATGCTTTAACGATGTGTCCGCGAATTTCATCCGGACTTGCTACGACCGCGCATTCTTTCACCGAGGCGTGTTTCATAAGTGCTTCCTCTACTTCGAAAGGACCAATGGTGTAACCTGAACTAATGATGATGTCATCTCCACGGCCTTCGAACCAGAAATAACCTTCCTCATCCTTCCGCGCCCGGTCGCCCGTTACGAAGAATTCGCCGTGTGTGCAGCTTTCTTTTCTGCCGGGATCCTTGTAATAGGTGTGGAATAACGCTGGCATGCTCAAATGCACCGCGATATCTCCAACCACTCCAGCAGGTAGTGGAATGCCCTCTTCGTCAACGACCTCGACTAAACCCGGAGCAATAGATTTACCCATAGAACCTATACGAATAGGAGTATCCTTGAGTGTTCCGATGATAAGTGTACTTTCTGTTTGACCGTAGCCATCCCGAATCGTGATATTGAATTCACGCTGGAAGGTGTTGATGACCTCTTGGTTTAAAGGCTCTCCAGCGGAAACTGCGCAGCGCAGGCGGGACAAGTCATACTGACTGAGGTCTTCCAATTTGGCCATTAAGCGATATTCGGTTGGCGTACAGCATAATACCTCGATGTTGTGATCCTGCAGCAGCTGCAAATATTTCTTCGGGTGAAAGGATCCACTATATACAAAGCCAGTTGCCCCGTTTCCAAGTACGGTTAAGAAGGGGCTCCAGATCCACTTCTGCCAGCCGGGTGCTGCTGTTGCCCAGACGGTGTCTGTTTCTTTAATATCGAGCCATTGAGGCGAGGTAATACGCAAGTGAGCATAACCCCAGCCATGACTATGAACCACCGCTTTAGGGTTGCCAGTTGTTCCAGAGGTATATGCCAAGATCGCCATATCGTTCCGGTGGCTTGCGACTGCAGTGAAGGCATCCGGCTGATCAATCATCAGACTTTCAAGATCCAGCCATCCTTGACCGAGCTCGTCTGAGTTGCTGGATACGGAAAGACGGTAATCCAGAGCAGGCAGATCATCCGAGATTTTATCGACTTCTTCAGTAACCTCGGACCAGGCAATAACGGCTCTGGCTTCGGAATGCCGAAGGCGGTAGGATAAATCCTTGGCGCGAAGCATTTCTGAAGAAGGAATGATGGCTAGCCCTAGCTTCAGACAAGCTAAATAGATGACATAAGCGATGATTCTGCGTGGAACCATTACAAGAACGCGATCCCCTTGCTGGAGACCCAGTGCTGCGAGCCCCCCGGCAAGCCGGTTAGCCTGTTTGCGCAGTTCACCGTAAGTGATTTCCTCGTAGTCTCTGTGTTCATTCAACCACTTAAGCGCAATCTTTTCGGGAGCATGTCGTTCTATTTCCGAAGTGAGATTGTAGTACTCAGGTGCGATCCACTGCTGATTATCCAATATGAACCTCTCCTATTTCAAACAAGATGTGTACAACTATTATGCTTAGTATAGCACGTTATACTAGTACCAGGTACTAGTACCTTGATGCTTAAATTTGATATCATATGGTTCAGAGGGTTAAGATAACTTCTGTAAATATAAATCCAGAAAGTGAGAACTTATGTTATGAACCACACAACTTTTGATGAAATATTCGCTATTATGGAAGCTTCTTTTCCCACATCAGAGATCAGAACCTACGCGGGACAACAGGAATTATTGGACGTTTCACACTATCGATTGATTACCGAAGTGAATGCTGACGGGAAAATCATTGCTTTTATAGCCTGCTGGGAGTTTCCTGGATTCCGTTTTGTAGAACATATCGCAGTGGACCCAAGCATAAGAGGTGGAGGAATTGGCAAAAAGCTGATGGAAGAATATATCCGTCAGTCGGGTAAGCCTGTTCTTTTGGAAGTAGAGCCGCCACTGGGTGAAATGGAACAGCGGAGAATTGGTTTTTATGAGCGTCTGGGATTCCACTTGAATCCTTATGATTATGTGCAGCCCCCTCTGCGTGAGGGAAATGCGGATTTACCGCTTCTTATCATGACTTACCCTAATCCAGTCGATGAAGAAGAATTCAATCTTTATAGAGAGATTTTATATTCAGAAGTGTATAAGGTTACATTACCGTACCAAGGTTAATCTCTAACAGCAATCCGTATGATCCTTTTTAGGATAAGCGGGTTGCTGTTTTTATTTTATATAAACGATTAATACTTATAACAATACAACCTATCTTCCTGTACGTGCGATTGCTGATGTTATGAAGGTGCCTGTGACCTTTGATGCGGCGAACAATCAGGTCATTCTTAGTACCAGAGGTGCGGTGACTGACACAATTTCTCTGACACCTGTACAGTACAGCAGCACTCAGAAAGAAGAGATTGTTAAAGCCTTCGCCAACTTCCAAGGATTCGAAACAGCCTATGCACCGACTCAAATGGTGAGTGGAGATGCATTTCAGAAAGTGGTTGGTTCTGATGATGGTGTGAACTTTGTATTTAAGCAGATGAAGGTGAACATTTCTCCACGTGATTTCTCTTATGAATACAAAGGTGATACCGTAAAGCTCTCTAATGGAACCGAAGCCAAATGGTACAGCCCATCCAGCGATTAGTTGTTCTTGACCTATAAACTGGACGTTCGTTTTGTAACTATTAGTTCCCCAAATAAAACACTGAGTAAGACGCAATTAGAAAAATTAGCAGTGAATGTAGCGAAGTGGAGTAAATAAATTCCCTAAAAAGTAAAGCAGCAAGTCTCCCATGTTTGGAGAGGCTTGCTGCTTTTTTGTACTCTTTAAAGAAGACAAGGTTTTCTTCTTGATGGATGGTGATGGAGCGCGATTTTTTATGGATTCTTGCTGTGCTGCTTAGTGGGAAGCTTTTGACTGGGTGTTCCTTTGCCGTGATGCTCTTTATTCTTCTCGGCTTTCTTTTGGGTGTCGTGT
The window above is part of the Paenibacillus sp. FSL K6-0276 genome. Proteins encoded here:
- a CDS encoding GNAT family N-acetyltransferase, with translation MNHTTFDEIFAIMEASFPTSEIRTYAGQQELLDVSHYRLITEVNADGKIIAFIACWEFPGFRFVEHIAVDPSIRGGGIGKKLMEEYIRQSGKPVLLEVEPPLGEMEQRRIGFYERLGFHLNPYDYVQPPLREGNADLPLLIMTYPNPVDEEEFNLYREILYSEVYKVTLPYQG
- a CDS encoding DUF4023 domain-containing protein translates to MDDTHAFVEKVHDTQKKAEKNKEHHGKGTPSQKLPTKQHSKNP
- a CDS encoding AMP-binding protein — translated: MLDNQQWIAPEYYNLTSEIERHAPEKIALKWLNEHRDYEEITYGELRKQANRLAGGLAALGLQQGDRVLVMVPRRIIAYVIYLACLKLGLAIIPSSEMLRAKDLSYRLRHSEARAVIAWSEVTEEVDKISDDLPALDYRLSVSSNSDELGQGWLDLESLMIDQPDAFTAVASHRNDMAILAYTSGTTGNPKAVVHSHGWGYAHLRITSPQWLDIKETDTVWATAAPGWQKWIWSPFLTVLGNGATGFVYSGSFHPKKYLQLLQDHNIEVLCCTPTEYRLMAKLEDLSQYDLSRLRCAVSAGEPLNQEVINTFQREFNITIRDGYGQTESTLIIGTLKDTPIRIGSMGKSIAPGLVEVVDEEGIPLPAGVVGDIAVHLSMPALFHTYYKDPGRKESCTHGEFFVTGDRARKDEEGYFWFEGRGDDIIISSGYTIGPFEVEEALMKHASVKECAVVASPDEIRGHIVKAFIVLKDEAAASSELVKELQSHVKEWTAPYKYPRKIEFIQDLPKTASGKIRRVELREQEKRASQE